In the genome of Planctomycetota bacterium, one region contains:
- a CDS encoding DUF1573 domain-containing protein, whose protein sequence is MRSIWICGAGIWMAAISVTAPAQAQLKWREHEVRLEAAPADVSATGRFEFTNAGTTPITISSVTTSCGCTTIKVNKDHYERV, encoded by the coding sequence GTGCGGAGCATCTGGATTTGCGGCGCCGGGATATGGATGGCGGCGATCAGTGTGACGGCGCCGGCACAGGCGCAGCTCAAATGGCGGGAGCATGAAGTGCGCCTCGAGGCCGCGCCGGCGGACGTGTCGGCGACGGGGAGGTTTGAGTTCACCAACGCCGGCACGACGCCGATCACGATTTCGTCCGTCACCACGTCCTGCGGCTGCACGACGATCAAGGTCAACAAGGATCACTACGAACGCGTGTGA